Genomic DNA from Halalkalicoccus tibetensis:
TCAACCACCACAGAAGACCCTCCAACACTCCAGGAAGGGCTTACACAGTTCCTCGAGGCCAAAGCCAAAGGCGACGACTCAGGAAACTACCGGCGCAACGCAAATCGCGTCATCAGTCAGTGGATCGATTGGCTCGCCCAACGAGACATCGAGCGCTTCGAGCAGCTCGATGAAACCGTTCTCGCCCACTACGCCGAACATCTGCGCCGGCGTGTCGCTGCGAGCGAAGCCGAGACGACCGACGGAGGTATCGCTCGCTCCACTGCCTGGACCTACTACAACACGATCTCTGCCTTCCTTGGCTGGGCCTCCAAATGGGGCTATCTTCAGGAGAACTATGCCCGAGCGGGTCTCGCCCAAGAGTCGATGCCTGACCGATCCACAACACAACAGTCCCAACAGCAGTTCTGGACCCCAGCTCAACGAGAGCAGATCCTCAATTACGTCAACAAACGAGCTCACGACGCTATTGATGAGAAGGGTCTCAGCGCCGAGATCGAAGCACGCGATCGGGCTCTCGTCGCTGTTCTCGCGTTCACAGGAGTGCGTGCATCCGAGGTCTTCCGCTCCGAGCACGACAACCGCACCGGCCGCCAGGGCATTCGCTGGCGTGATATCAATCTCGAGGAACAGACGATCTCCGTTCTTGGAAAGAATCAGCAACGCCAGTCAGCATGGCTCCTCGAGCAAGCGATTCCCGCGGTCGAACGCTATCGGACGATTAGCGATCCCCCATCGGATGACTGGCCCGTCTTTCCTACGAGACACGCGCCATCGCTGTATGAGAGTGCTCGGACGCATCTTCGCGAAGTAGATAACGAGAACGAAGAATCGATAGAAGTAATTCTCGACGAAAATCCGATCGAAGAGGTGTTGCGAGAGTACCAGATCGTTCCACCCGCGATCACGACGACAGGCGCTCGAAGCGTCATGAAACGGCTCTGTGAGGCCGCAGAGCTCGATATTCCGACTCCACCGGAAGGTCCTGGGTATCTCCAACTCCACGGGGCTCGCCGTGGGATCGGTGATACGTTCTACCGCATGGATCGTGGGACTGCACAAGATCTCATGCGTCACCAGAGCCTCGAAACCACGAAAGACCACTATTCACACATCGACGCGACTGAGGGAGCAAAACGTGCGAGTGAAATGCTCGACGAGTCTAACGCCGATCAGTGATCGTACTTGGTTCTATGCAGTCCATTCCAGAGGAGTGAAATTATTGCCGACTGCCACTGGTAGTATCTTCCCCCAGATCCGGTTCTTCAAACGTAAGCGCCTCCACAACTGCTGCTGGTAATTCTGGGCGAGGGGCTGCTTCGTGACGAGTGATTTTCTCAGTCTTACGTGTGTTCTCGTACAATGCGCGCGCGATTGGCAATCCACGGAGATACTTATATTCGTAGAGGATTTCTACACCACGCTCAGTAAATCCATAGAACTGAGACGGAAGATCCCGCGTGCCTTTACTTGGTTCGTAGGTGTAGCGAGCAACGACCCCTGCCTCGGTTAATGTCTCTAACTGGTCTTTGAGTGCTGCCTGGCTTTTCCCGACCATATACTCCAACTCGGCAAGCGACATGAGGTGAGCAGGATGGCCAAGAAGTTCCTGAATTATGAGGTGGCGCGTATCCTGTGAAAGGAGCTTAAAGAGACGCTGTTGCTCCGCAAACGGCCCGACATCGGCGTTCCCCGTGTCGCTCTCACTCATACCTGCTACTACGATAAGCGCTGTATTAACAGTTTGGGCGCTCCAAGTAGGTTAATATTCGAATTGCCAAAGTGGTTCAGAAGAAATAAGCCACAGTAGTCTGTGCCTAGAGCAATGAGTAATCCAACGCCGCCACCGAATTCAACGGAAATTATGAGTGTTGTTCACGATGCTGTTGGAGGTCTCGAATTGGAGCCCGCAGAAAAACGGGAAATCTGGCGATTCGCACAGCGCGAACTGCCATACCTCTGGAGCCAACGCACTTCGTATTTCGTTCTCGGTAGTTACCGTGATCCCTATATTCGCCGCCTTCGGGCGGTTCAGAACGAACTCGCAAAGCAACTTGGTGCCTATCCGTTCATTATGGGTGATCTTCTGGAGCTACCAGCAGATCGACTTAACGCGTTCGACATTATGTTTGCGCTCCTTGCTACGTATAGCGATTATATTGTCGGCGTTTTCGAGAAAGAAAGCGGCGGGGAAGCACCTGAGCTAGGAGAGATTGATGATACGCCATACTTCGAGAAGTCCTATGTGTATCCTCGTGATTATACCTGGTTTACGGACTCAAACCTCGACTCAGAACACCATGTCGCTCAAGCCGCTATTGAGATCGCATTCACCGAGGATCTAACGAGAGAAGAAAAAGGAGCGAAGATCTCGTCACTAGCCGATCGTGCACAGAAACACGAGATTGAGGTTAGTGATCAAGATCTCTGGGACGTGGTTGGTGAACGGAAGGCGGAGAATGGCGAGAAGGCAACATATAGCTGGGTCCATATCAACAAGTTCCGAAAATTCGAGTTGCACGATCGATGTTTCCCGTGGGCAACAGTTCAAGAGCTTCGTACTGCAGTCTCTGAACTACCGCCGCCAACTCCGCGTCCAGTTTGGGAAAGTCAAGAAGAATAGTTCAGTCTCTCTCAACTGGCATCGACATTCTGTACAGCTATTACTGTAGTAACATGCTGTACATTCACGACATTATAGACAGTAGAGACAGTACAGACCGTAGCAACAGTCAGAGTGGTGCGCAATTAGTATGCTAATCGTTCTGCTTATACATGAAGTAGTGTACGTACTCTACTGAGTGTTCTACAATGACAGAATGTAGAAAGAGTACGTACTGTAGCCACAGTTAATACACTCATGCAGGCCAGTACATTTTATAATGTTACGGTGAGAGGACCGAATATGGTCGACGAAAATCAGAAGAGTCCACGGGCAATCGCGATCAATGTTTTAAAAGGAGGGTTTGGAAAATCAACGACTGCCATCAATCTCGCACGGGAGCTGGCGGAGCGAAATGATCAAGTGCTACTTATCGATCTCGATGACAACGGTCATACAACGTTTAATCTTGGCTACCGGGACCGCTATGAAGGTGAGAACCATGTACAGAATGTTCTCTTGGATGGAGAAAATCCATCAGATTTCATCGTTCCTGTCGTTGAAGATCTTGACCTCTTTCCTTCGCATGAGGCTCTTGAGGAGGTAGAAACAAATCTCAAGTCGGCAATGGCGTCAAGTCAACGCCTGTTTCGAAATGTTGTAGATCCGCTGCTTGGAGACGTCTATGATTACATTGTCGTTGACACCCCAGCGAATAGAGGAAAAATAAACGACAATGCACTGTTTGCGACGAAGAATCTCATGGTCCCGCTTCGACCGGAGAGTGGTTGGGAATCGGGTATTACGCAAACGAACAAGCGGCTGATTCAAGAAGCACAGCAGTATTTCGAGCTCAAACTGCTTGCGCTCGTTCCGACGGATCTAAGCGAACGCTTGGATCAAGATACGCGAGATCGGAACCTACTGCAAGCCATTAACAGCCGCGATGCCTTAGAGCCATTTGTTCCAAACTTCGCACATCTCTCTGAGTCAGATTGGGAAGCAATCGATGCTGGCGAGTACAATAATGAACTACCAGGCATTCGACACCGAGCGAGTATCGATAAAGCTCACCGAGCGCGAATACCGCTTCGGGACTTCGATCCCCACTGTGATCAACTCGAGTATTACGGCGAACTCGCACAGATCGTCGAGCAGGGAGAGGTGGTTCGATAATGCCATTCGAGGATATTTCCGACGACAACGAGGAGCAACCCGATCCAGGTGATGAAGCACTTGATGAGCTTGCTGGGACTCTCTCAGGAGAGACCACACCTGAGTCGGCCAGCAAATCGACAGCGACTGAGGACACAACCGAAGAAAGCGGTGAGGAAGCTACTACAGAGGTAGCAGCATATGATCCACAAAGTGAACCTGCATTTCCAACTGCGAAATCTCAAACACAGCACTCTATCTACTGTCTTCCAGAGACATGGGAGGATATAGATGGATCGTCAGGTTTGCTGTTTGAGGCCGAAATTACCCTCCGTCGCGATGGATACGATACGGTTCAAAAAAGAGAGTTGCATAATGCGATCCTCCGTGCCGCAGCAGAGTCCTTGACGGCTGATGATATCGCCGAAGCGTTTGTCAATACCCGTGAGGACCGAACCAACGAATCTCTCCTCGAAGAGGACTCGTAAGAAGCTAGTTGACAGAAAAGAGGGGCAGCTACGTCAGTTCTTTTGCAGTTGCGATTTCAGTTAAATCACTGACAACGTCATCGATACGAGTATCCTCCCCGAGAATATCGAGAGTAGCCTCTAGATCAGTCTTCAATTCGAATCGGTAGTGTGAGCCGCCCTGAATACCTGTGTTTCGAGTCTCTGCAAGGAGGAAGCCCTGCATGCCAAGGCTCTGGAGATGATCACGTACGCGGCGCTCAACGAGTTGATTGCCATCAAGTCGGTCGACGATTGATTTGTATTTCTGGTATACCTGCCTGGTTCTGGCAGGTGTTTCGCCGTCGATCTCGAGAGCTACGACAGAGAGAAGAGCAAACTGATCCTGTGTAGTTAGACTTCGCATCCCCTCTTCAATTCGTTTTCGTTCGAGAATGTCACGTGCTTCACGAACATGTGTTTCACTGACAGTGTCGTTACCGTGGTTGAGCGCTAATTCGCCGGATTTGTACAATAGACGAATCGCTTGGCGAGCACTCCCCTCGTCTTGAGCAGCGAATGCCGAGCAAAGAGGAATAACATCGTCATCAAGTACATCATCGATAAAAGCGCGCTCTGCTCGACGCTCAAGAATTGACGTGAGCTTTTCAGCGTTGTACGGAGCGAACTCGATCTCCGAGTCATACAGTGAGTCTTTGACCTTTGGAGAGAGGTTGTCGCGAAATTGGAGGTTGTTGCTAATGCCGATAACGCTCACCCATTGATCGTTGATATGGTCGTTTTTTCGTGCTCGTGGAAGTTCGTAGAGGAGCTCGTCGTTACTCCCAATTGCGTCGATCTCGTCAATAACGATAATGACTGTTTCCTCTAAATCGCTAATTTCCTCATAGAGGAGATCGAACATGGACTGTTGGTCAATACCACTTGGCTTCTTTCTGCTATCACGAATCTCTTTGATCAGATGAGCACAGAGCTGGTAGCTTGTCGTTTGATTGTTTGCGCTAGTCTTGATGACACTCAAATTAAAATCGTCTTGACTGGCGGCATAGTCCTGTAGTAAAGCCAGTTCGTGATCGATAGCGACTGTTTTTCCTTGCCCAGTCTTACCATAGAGAAACAGATTGTGAGCATTTACACCTCTTGTTGCGGGGGCGAGAGCATTCCTGATCTCGTCAAGCTCTGCTTCTCGTTCAGGTAACTTCTCAGGTTGCCAATCCTCTTTTAAAACGCTTTCATTGGTGAAAATGTCTACAGAGGAACGATAGGGATTGTCCTCAAATGACTCGTATGGGTTTCTGGAATCGGTTTCGTCACCGACCATGTTGGAT
This window encodes:
- a CDS encoding tyrosine-type recombinase/integrase, whose product is STTTEDPPTLQEGLTQFLEAKAKGDDSGNYRRNANRVISQWIDWLAQRDIERFEQLDETVLAHYAEHLRRRVAASEAETTDGGIARSTAWTYYNTISAFLGWASKWGYLQENYARAGLAQESMPDRSTTQQSQQQFWTPAQREQILNYVNKRAHDAIDEKGLSAEIEARDRALVAVLAFTGVRASEVFRSEHDNRTGRQGIRWRDINLEEQTISVLGKNQQRQSAWLLEQAIPAVERYRTISDPPSDDWPVFPTRHAPSLYESARTHLREVDNENEESIEVILDENPIEEVLREYQIVPPAITTTGARSVMKRLCEAAELDIPTPPEGPGYLQLHGARRGIGDTFYRMDRGTAQDLMRHQSLETTKDHYSHIDATEGAKRASEMLDESNADQ
- a CDS encoding winged helix-turn-helix domain-containing protein, with product MSESDTGNADVGPFAEQQRLFKLLSQDTRHLIIQELLGHPAHLMSLAELEYMVGKSQAALKDQLETLTEAGVVARYTYEPSKGTRDLPSQFYGFTERGVEILYEYKYLRGLPIARALYENTRKTEKITRHEAAPRPELPAAVVEALTFEEPDLGEDTTSGSRQ
- a CDS encoding Cdc6/Cdc18 family protein — translated: MVGDETDSRNPYESFEDNPYRSSVDIFTNESVLKEDWQPEKLPEREAELDEIRNALAPATRGVNAHNLFLYGKTGQGKTVAIDHELALLQDYAASQDDFNLSVIKTSANNQTTSYQLCAHLIKEIRDSRKKPSGIDQQSMFDLLYEEISDLEETVIIVIDEIDAIGSNDELLYELPRARKNDHINDQWVSVIGISNNLQFRDNLSPKVKDSLYDSEIEFAPYNAEKLTSILERRAERAFIDDVLDDDVIPLCSAFAAQDEGSARQAIRLLYKSGELALNHGNDTVSETHVREARDILERKRIEEGMRSLTTQDQFALLSVVALEIDGETPARTRQVYQKYKSIVDRLDGNQLVERRVRDHLQSLGMQGFLLAETRNTGIQGGSHYRFELKTDLEATLDILGEDTRIDDVVSDLTEIATAKELT
- a CDS encoding ParA family protein, translated to MVDENQKSPRAIAINVLKGGFGKSTTAINLARELAERNDQVLLIDLDDNGHTTFNLGYRDRYEGENHVQNVLLDGENPSDFIVPVVEDLDLFPSHEALEEVETNLKSAMASSQRLFRNVVDPLLGDVYDYIVVDTPANRGKINDNALFATKNLMVPLRPESGWESGITQTNKRLIQEAQQYFELKLLALVPTDLSERLDQDTRDRNLLQAINSRDALEPFVPNFAHLSESDWEAIDAGEYNNELPGIRHRASIDKAHRARIPLRDFDPHCDQLEYYGELAQIVEQGEVVR